The following is a genomic window from Gloeocapsa sp. PCC 73106.
TGTAGGGCTTCTGCCTGAAGGAGCTAAAATTTCCCATCATTTTAGTTAGTTTTATGTTTGTAAACAAAATAGATTACGAAGAGTTGCTCTCACAATACACGAATCCTTTAGATGTAATTATTCTCTTAAAAGAGTATAGACCTTATCTAGAGAAGCTTCCCAGTTTACGTAGAGCAGACGAAAGCTTAATTACCATACCCTTACCCATTGCTACCATCCGCTACCCTGAGTCAGCAAAAACGATTCAGTTACCCTGTGAGGTGGCTATTCTCATGTGCGATCCCGATTGGAAAATCAAACTAGCCGCAGAAATTCTTATATTTATCCACCGTCCCCAGGAAGAGTTGTCAGAATTATTGAGTCGCTGGCGACAAATACAAGTCTACTTTAGTTATAATCACGACTGGTTAATGCCAAAATACGCTCAGCATATGCTCAACGAAGGTTCAAATAAAGTTTATCCTTTGTTTATTCTCTTTTCGGAAACGCCTGAACGCATTAAGCGAGGTTTAACCGGTGCTTCTTTACCCTTTATCATTCAACCTTCTTCAATTGAGTCGGAAGAAAAAGCAACAGAATTGCTGTCATCTCCTACTAGTTCTAACTAAGGTAAATAAATGCCAAATCCTCAGGGAAATTTAATACTAAGCGTTACCCTATTGTTATTATCTAGGGGGATAATTTTAAGCTCATCTACTGCTCAAACTCTTCCTAAACTGGACCAACCATTACTGACTCAAACCGATGTAGTTCAGGAAACTGAAGCGGAAATCATCGCCGAGATTACCCAAGGCCCTGGTAATATTACCATCACTCCCTCTGGACGTATTATTATTAGCTTGCATCAATTCTATCAAACAGAAGATCGCGTCGTGGAAGTCGCACCAGACGGTAGCTTAATTCCTTTTCCTAATCTGGAATGGACAAGAGGAAGAAATCCCGATGGTACCGGATTAGACACGGTATTAGGGATTCAATCTGATGCCAATGGAGTAGTTTGGATGTTAGATAATGGGATGCGTGGTCAGGTTACCCCCCAACTAGTAGCTTGGGATACTCGTACCAATAGCCTAACAGAGGTGATTCCTCTACCTCCTCCTGTAAGTGAATCTAATTCTTTCCTCAACGATTTAGCGGTTAGCGATGAAGCTATTTACATAGCCGATACTACCGTAGGTGGCACTCCTGCTTTGATTGTAGTTGATCTTAATACTAGAAAAGCTCGCCGCGTCCTTATTGGACATCAGAGTGTAGTACCAGAGGATATCGATCTGATCGTCGAC
Proteins encoded in this region:
- a CDS encoding L-dopachrome tautomerase-related protein, with amino-acid sequence MPNPQGNLILSVTLLLLSRGIILSSSTAQTLPKLDQPLLTQTDVVQETEAEIIAEITQGPGNITITPSGRIIISLHQFYQTEDRVVEVAPDGSLIPFPNLEWTRGRNPDGTGLDTVLGIQSDANGVVWMLDNGMRGQVTPQLVAWDTRTNSLTEVIPLPPPVSESNSFLNDLAVSDEAIYIADTTVGGTPALIVVDLNTRKARRVLIGHQSVVPEDIDLIVDGTPVQILQPDGNLIRPRVGVNPITLDSNQEWLYFGPMHGTRLYRIRTQDLLNTQLSEAQLAQKVEDYAERPISDGIIIDRSNNIYITDVGANAIGVIGSDRTYQVLLSAPWISWPDAFSIGPDGYIYSLINQLHRTPPLNAGIDKTVPPFLLIRFKPR